A part of Pseudomonas lutea genomic DNA contains:
- a CDS encoding Crp/Fnr family transcriptional regulator, translated as MSTSLNHEIRDMLMDCGLFVALTPAEFAAAAGYFSISSIEKGDAIFNEGDAGTFMCIIHSGTVSVRKLNGEGMAVETAILRSGRAFGEMAVLDGERRSATCVAASSCYLLNLGKDSLDKMLNEAPKAAAKIIRAIAVAMSKRLRMMDGQVVAQQD; from the coding sequence ATGTCTACATCACTGAACCACGAAATACGCGACATGCTGATGGACTGCGGTCTGTTTGTCGCCCTGACACCGGCTGAATTTGCTGCAGCGGCAGGCTATTTCAGCATCAGCAGCATTGAGAAGGGCGACGCGATCTTCAACGAAGGCGACGCGGGCACCTTCATGTGCATCATTCACTCTGGCACGGTCTCGGTGCGCAAGCTCAACGGTGAGGGAATGGCTGTGGAGACTGCCATTCTGCGCAGCGGCCGGGCGTTTGGCGAGATGGCCGTGCTGGACGGAGAGCGCCGCTCGGCGACCTGCGTTGCCGCGTCTTCGTGCTACCTGCTGAACCTGGGCAAGGACTCTCTGGACAAGATGCTCAATGAAGCGCCGAAGGCAGCGGCCAAGATCATCCGCGCCATCGCCGTGGCGATGTCGAAACGGCTTCGCATGATGGATGGGCAAGTCGTGGCGCAGCAGGACTGA
- a CDS encoding spermidine synthase — protein MKRFVLLDTTPIPDNGGALCLFEYGEDFVIKIQGGDGGQLMNTRMHGSEDALAEIPCKKVASRTHPRVLIGGLGMGFTLASALKHLGKNGEVVVAELVPGVVEWNRGALGEKSGNPLQDPRARVVVQDVAQVLKAEPQGFDAIMLDVDNGPEGLTQKSNSWLYSAGGLAACASALRPKGVLAVWSASADAAFSDKLRKAGFKAEEVKVYAHGNKGTRHTIWIAEKLKG, from the coding sequence ATGAAACGTTTTGTTCTGCTCGACACCACTCCGATCCCAGATAACGGCGGCGCCTTGTGCCTGTTCGAGTACGGCGAAGATTTCGTGATCAAGATTCAGGGCGGTGACGGCGGCCAACTGATGAACACCCGCATGCATGGCTCTGAAGACGCGCTGGCTGAAATCCCCTGCAAGAAGGTGGCGTCGCGCACCCACCCGCGAGTGCTGATTGGCGGGCTTGGGATGGGTTTCACCCTGGCCTCGGCGCTCAAGCATCTGGGCAAGAACGGCGAAGTGGTGGTCGCCGAACTGGTGCCCGGCGTGGTCGAGTGGAATCGCGGGGCCCTGGGCGAAAAGTCGGGCAATCCGTTGCAGGACCCGCGCGCCAGAGTAGTGGTTCAAGACGTTGCCCAGGTACTCAAGGCCGAGCCTCAGGGCTTTGATGCGATCATGCTGGATGTCGATAACGGCCCGGAAGGCCTCACGCAGAAGTCCAACAGCTGGTTGTATTCCGCCGGCGGACTTGCCGCCTGCGCCAGTGCCTTGCGGCCCAAGGGGGTGCTGGCGGTGTGGTCGGCCAGCGCTGACGCCGCCTTCAGCGACAAACTGCGCAAAGCGGGTTTCAAGGCCGAAGAGGTCAAGGTGTATGCCCACGGCAACAAGGGCACCCGCCACACCATCTGGATCGCCGAAAAACTCAAGGGCTGA
- a CDS encoding YajD family HNH nuclease — MSSANTPTNTSKLDRILADAQRDREMGYRDKALRMYPHVCGRCAREFAGKRLSELTVHHRDHNHDNNPQDGSNWELLCLYCHDNEHSRYTDQQYFSESSTSSPKTAKATHNPFAALAGLMKKD; from the coding sequence ATGAGTTCGGCCAACACGCCAACCAATACCTCCAAGCTGGACCGCATCCTCGCCGACGCCCAGCGCGACCGCGAAATGGGCTATCGCGACAAGGCCCTGCGCATGTACCCGCATGTGTGCGGTCGCTGCGCTCGGGAATTCGCGGGCAAACGCCTGAGTGAGCTGACGGTTCACCACCGCGATCACAACCACGACAACAATCCCCAGGACGGTTCCAACTGGGAGCTGCTGTGCTTGTATTGCCACGACAACGAGCACTCGCGTTACACCGATCAGCAGTATTTTTCAGAAAGCTCCACGAGCAGCCCGAAAACCGCCAAGGCGACCCATAACCCCTTCGCCGCACTGGCGGGGTTGATGAAGAAGGACTAG
- a CDS encoding RNA methyltransferase has protein sequence MANKRYACIGLFNPKSPENVGSVMRAAGCYGVASVFYTGKRYERARDFVTDTKKIHQDIPLIGIDDLRKIIPLGCVPVAVELVDGARALPEYTHPDRAIYIFGPEDGSLDKEIRDWCEDVVYIPTTGCMNLAATVNVVLYDRMAKGNNTRSGPQFGRETDRT, from the coding sequence GTGGCCAACAAACGCTATGCCTGCATCGGCTTGTTCAATCCCAAATCCCCGGAAAACGTTGGTTCGGTGATGCGCGCAGCAGGCTGCTATGGCGTCGCGTCGGTGTTTTACACCGGCAAGCGCTACGAGCGTGCGCGTGATTTTGTGACCGACACCAAGAAAATCCATCAGGACATCCCGCTGATCGGCATCGATGACCTGAGGAAAATCATTCCGCTGGGCTGTGTGCCGGTGGCCGTGGAGTTGGTGGACGGCGCGCGTGCGCTTCCCGAATACACCCACCCGGACCGCGCTATTTACATTTTTGGCCCGGAAGACGGCTCGCTCGATAAGGAAATCCGCGATTGGTGCGAGGACGTGGTGTACATCCCCACCACGGGGTGCATGAACCTGGCCGCGACGGTCAACGTCGTGCTCTACGACCGCATGGCGAAGGGCAACAACACCCGCTCCGGCCCCCAGTTCGGCAGGGAAACCGATCGCACTTGA
- a CDS encoding YgaP family membrane protein encodes MSDTPIVERIERPLHDYPEQNVQGWERIGSLAGGVLMMGKGLRRGGIFGLVQLAIGGAVLARGITGHCSAKALVDKSRSEMDVARSRIEQAGAELSKLKTKAEVAVEDAVDTGVDALKGPKGV; translated from the coding sequence ATGAGCGACACCCCGATCGTTGAACGCATCGAACGACCTTTGCACGACTACCCGGAGCAGAACGTACAGGGCTGGGAGCGCATTGGCTCGCTGGCGGGTGGTGTATTGATGATGGGCAAAGGCCTGCGCCGCGGCGGCATCTTCGGTCTGGTTCAGCTGGCCATTGGCGGCGCCGTATTGGCTCGCGGCATTACCGGCCACTGCTCGGCCAAGGCACTGGTTGACAAAAGCCGCAGTGAAATGGACGTTGCCCGCTCGCGCATCGAGCAGGCCGGCGCTGAGCTGAGCAAGTTGAAAACCAAAGCCGAAGTTGCCGTCGAAGACGCTGTCGACACCGGTGTTGACGCGTTGAAAGGCCCGAAAGGCGTCTGA
- a CDS encoding YcgN family cysteine cluster protein, whose product MAAKVEPFWIRKTLAQLDAVEWESLCDGCGLCCLQKLEDEDDGSVYYTRIACKLLDLNTCACTDYPNRRAQVPDCIQLTPGQADEFKWLPPTCGYRLVSEGKDLPLWHHLVCGDREQVHKQRISQSGRMLAEGTVPEDDWEDHLIFRAG is encoded by the coding sequence ATGGCCGCCAAAGTAGAACCCTTCTGGATACGCAAAACCCTCGCGCAGCTCGACGCAGTCGAGTGGGAGTCGCTGTGTGACGGCTGCGGTCTGTGCTGCCTGCAAAAGCTCGAAGACGAGGACGACGGCAGCGTCTATTACACGCGCATCGCCTGCAAGCTGCTGGACCTCAACACCTGCGCCTGCACCGACTACCCCAACCGTCGGGCGCAGGTCCCGGACTGCATCCAGCTCACGCCGGGTCAGGCGGATGAATTCAAGTGGCTTCCACCGACCTGCGGTTACCGCCTGGTGAGCGAGGGCAAAGACCTTCCGCTCTGGCACCATCTGGTCTGCGGAGACCGGGAACAAGTGCACAAGCAGCGCATCTCGCAATCCGGACGCATGCTCGCCGAAGGTACCGTGCCCGAGGACGACTGGGAGGACCATCTGATTTTTCGCGCGGGATGA
- a CDS encoding nitroreductase family protein — protein sequence MSANPRVPDHAIDPQFIERWSPRAFSGDSIPEETLLSFFEAARWAPSAYNSQPWRFLYARRDTPNWERFLGLLNEFNRGWAQQASALVIIISKTSFTAPGATEETPALWHTFDTGSAWGYLALQASLSGWHTHGMAGFDQELARQELKIPENYAVHAAVAIGKLGDKSTLAEYLQAREMPSPRRPLAELAAEGDFSL from the coding sequence ATGAGCGCCAATCCACGTGTCCCTGACCATGCCATCGACCCGCAATTCATCGAGCGCTGGTCGCCACGCGCTTTCAGCGGCGACAGCATTCCCGAAGAAACGCTGCTGAGTTTTTTTGAAGCAGCGCGCTGGGCGCCTTCGGCCTACAACTCCCAGCCCTGGCGGTTTCTTTACGCCCGCCGCGATACGCCGAACTGGGAGCGCTTCCTCGGCCTGCTGAATGAATTCAATCGCGGCTGGGCGCAACAGGCCTCGGCTCTGGTAATCATTATTTCGAAGACGAGCTTCACCGCCCCCGGCGCGACCGAAGAGACACCGGCGCTGTGGCACACCTTCGACACGGGTTCGGCGTGGGGATATCTGGCGCTGCAAGCGAGTCTCAGCGGCTGGCACACCCATGGGATGGCCGGTTTCGATCAAGAACTGGCTCGCCAGGAGCTGAAGATTCCTGAGAATTACGCGGTGCATGCGGCCGTGGCGATCGGCAAGCTGGGCGATAAATCGACGCTTGCCGAGTACCTTCAGGCCCGCGAAATGCCGAGCCCGCGTCGGCCGCTGGCTGAATTGGCAGCTGAGGGGGATTTCAGTTTGTAG
- a CDS encoding D-2-hydroxyacid dehydrogenase, whose product MRVLIAEHDYPIYTELLRKTAPDIEVLSSGHSAELSKMAAEAPVWLGQPDLLANLLRQGHKPKWLQSTWAGVTPLLADGLYRDYQLTRAVGIFGQVMAEFVLTYMLVHEREVLARLVSQVERKWDNRMAQSLAGRKALIVGTGDIGMQVAQFLVPFGVELYGIASSARVQAPFVEVAALEDLPRLAAEADFVINLLPNTPHTHDLYNAKLFACFKPSALFINVGRGTAVVDADLVEALKVGHLAGAVIDVCRQEPLPQRHPFWTAWGLLLTGHSSAPTSPPAMTQLFVDNFRAYAAGEALRGEVDFAKGY is encoded by the coding sequence ATGCGCGTTCTGATCGCCGAACACGATTACCCCATCTACACCGAACTCCTTCGCAAGACTGCCCCGGACATCGAAGTGCTGAGCAGCGGTCATTCCGCTGAACTGTCGAAAATGGCCGCAGAGGCACCTGTCTGGCTTGGCCAGCCCGACTTGCTGGCCAACCTGTTGCGTCAGGGCCACAAACCCAAATGGCTGCAGTCCACCTGGGCGGGCGTCACGCCGCTGCTGGCTGACGGTCTGTACCGTGATTATCAGCTGACCCGTGCTGTGGGTATTTTCGGTCAGGTGATGGCCGAGTTCGTGCTGACCTACATGCTGGTGCATGAACGCGAGGTCCTGGCGCGACTGGTCAGCCAGGTTGAACGCAAGTGGGACAACCGCATGGCCCAGAGCCTGGCCGGACGCAAGGCGCTGATCGTCGGAACGGGCGACATCGGCATGCAGGTGGCGCAGTTCCTTGTGCCGTTTGGTGTCGAGCTGTATGGCATCGCTTCCAGCGCGCGGGTTCAGGCGCCGTTCGTTGAAGTGGCTGCGCTGGAGGACCTGCCGCGTCTGGCGGCGGAGGCTGATTTCGTCATCAACCTGCTGCCCAACACACCGCACACCCATGACCTCTACAACGCGAAACTGTTTGCCTGCTTCAAGCCCTCGGCGTTGTTTATCAACGTTGGTCGTGGCACGGCGGTGGTCGATGCTGATCTGGTTGAGGCGCTGAAAGTAGGGCACCTGGCCGGGGCGGTCATCGACGTCTGCCGTCAGGAGCCGCTGCCCCAGCGTCACCCGTTCTGGACCGCATGGGGCCTGTTGCTGACAGGGCACAGCTCCGCGCCCACGTCGCCACCGGCCATGACCCAGCTGTTTGTCGACAACTTCAGAGCCTACGCAGCGGGAGAGGCGCTGCGCGGAGAAGTGGACTTCGCCAAGGGTTATTGA
- a CDS encoding YcgL domain-containing protein, with protein MKRICSIYRSPRRNEMYLYVLKSDALERVPEELLTAFGKPHHAFDLVLSPERALAREDIHTVLANLEKQGYHLQMPPAEDEYIEHLPEELLRRNDPM; from the coding sequence TTGAAACGTATTTGCTCTATCTATCGCAGCCCGCGCAGGAACGAAATGTACCTGTATGTCCTCAAGAGCGACGCCCTGGAGCGCGTTCCGGAGGAGTTGCTGACGGCATTCGGCAAGCCGCACCATGCCTTCGACCTGGTGCTGTCTCCTGAGCGCGCATTGGCCCGCGAGGACATCCACACCGTGCTCGCCAATCTGGAAAAGCAGGGCTACCACCTGCAGATGCCACCGGCCGAAGATGAGTACATCGAGCACTTGCCGGAAGAGCTGTTGCGCCGCAACGACCCTATGTAA